ACAATGAAAATAGCCAATATTGCAGCAATGATCATATTGACGTTAGAAAGCAGTTTCACACCACCTTCAAGGCCTCGCGCGACAGAGAAAATGGCTACGGCAGTAACACCGCAAATAACTAAAATTTGGGTAGTTAATGTGTTAGGCAGTCCAAATAGGAAAGCCAAACCACTGGTGGCTTGTTGAGCACCAAAACCAAGTGATGTTGCTAAACCGAAGATGGTCGCAATAACCGAAATAATATCGATTACATGACCAATCCCCCCCCATACTTTCTCACCAAAAAGTGGATAAAAAGCAGAGCGTATGGTCAGTGGTAGACCTTTGTTATAAGCAAAAAAGGCAAGTGATAGTGCGACAACCGCATAAATGGCCCATGGATGTAAACCCCAATGGAACATGGTTGCGCCCATGGCTACATCTTTAGCTTCAGGGGTATTTTTCATAACGTCAAATGGGGTGCCATACCAGCCAGTGTAGTAAGCTACCGGTTCCGCCACACTCCAGAACATCAGACCAATTCCCATTCCTGCTGCAAATAACATACAGAACCAAGTAAGGGTAGAATGTTCTGCTTTGGCTTCTGTACCACCAAGACGAATTTTACCGAATGGCAAGAGAATCAGAGCCAAACAAAATAGAACAAAGAGGTTACCAGCGACCATGAAGAACCAATCAAAATGACTGATAGACCAGTTTTTTGCGCTAGAAAGTAAAGCGCTGGCATCGGAAGGGAAAAGAATACTGCCAATGATGAAGGCGAGTATGATGATAGCACTGGTACTGAAAACAGGGTTTAATACATCCAAACCGAGAAACTGGACGTTGTCCTGACCCACTTTATAAGAAGTGTCGTATTCCGCCCGACCACTGTCAGGTGTTTTATTACTCATATTTTTCTCCTGATTTAGTGAAAACTCAGCCAGCCTTTTTCTATTTCACAATGAAAATCACATGCACTAGAAACAGTGGCCCTTAATAACCCTATAAGAGTAGGTTATTGAGCAATGTTCTTATCGCGACGTATTCTGTTCTTTTTTTGATCATATGCATATGAATCAACATAAAACTCAAAGAGTGTGAGTGTTAAGGGGTCAAAACAAAATGGCATTTTCATGGTGAAACTATGATTGACTGGCATCACTATTTTGATAGCTCCAACTAGACTGAGTAAAAAGACCTCATTCAAGATGATCTTTTATCATAGTCGAAGTAAGCGTTACATCAATTTGTTTAGATGTCAAACCATATAAGGCGAGTTAAATCTTATCTAAAGAAAGAGTTCAAGTAATTCATTGAGAAAAAGTTTGCCTTTTTCTGTGGTTTGAATGCGCTGATTTTGCCAAGCTTGAGCATCCAACAAGCCGCGTTCTAAAGCAGTTTGGCAAGAATCCATCAGATGCTTTGGTATGCTTTTTTGTGCATATTGTTGATATTCCATGAGATTAAAGCTTTCAAACAGACGTAAGCGATTCATCATAAATTCTAGAGGCATGTCATGTGGTGCAATGGCTTCCTTAGTGACTAAGGCTGCAGGCAGATTATTGAGATAATGATTTGGGTGACGAGTCTTTCGAGTACGAAATATTTGACCATTAACTAATGTGATTTTTCCATGAGCACCTGCGCCTATGCCGAGATAATCTCCGAAGCGCCAATAGTTCAGATTATGAGCTGCTTGTCGACCTGTTTTAGCGTTGGCTGAGACTTCATACTGATGGTAGCCATGTTGGTTCAGCAATGTCTGTCCTGCGTCTTGGATTTCCCATAAAGTGTTATCTTCTGGCAGAGTCGGAGGGCGACGATAGAATTCGGTATTGGGTTCTATGGTTAGTTGATACCAAGATAGATGTTCGGGGTTGAGTTGAATAGCCAGCGACAAATCTTCCATTGCCATGGTAAGGCTTTGTTCTGGTAGGCCGTGCATTAAATCCAGGTTGATGTTGTCAAAGCCAGCAGCGCGTGATTTTTCCACAGCCAGAATAGCTTCCTCTCGGTTGTGGATTCTTCCTAGGGTTTTCAACAGCTTAGGTTGAAAACTTTGAATACCAATGGATAGACGGTTAATGCCTGCTTGACGAAAGTGACGAAATTTTTCTTGCTCGAATGTGCCTGGGTTGGCTTCCATGGTGATTTCCGCCTGTTCTACCCAGCTAAGTTTACTGCGCAGCGCATCCATTAATTGATAATAAAAATCTTCGCTCATTAAACTGGGTGTGCCACCGCCAATAAAGGCCGTTTGAATAGGTCGATTGGCAACATATGCCATATCTTCGTCTAAATCGGCGAGCAGTTGCTGTAAATAAGCTTCTTCCGGTAATTGGCCTTTTTGATGAAAACGATCTGCTTGGTGAGAATTGAAGTCACAATAGGGACATTTCTTGACGCACCAAGGCAAATGGATATAAAGGCTAAGTGGCGGTAGAAGGGTACTCACTTAGCGGCATCCTGTTGGAAGGCAGCTAATAATTGTTTTAACGCTTTGGCGCGATGACTGATTTGGTTTTTCACTTCTTTTGGTAAACTGGCTGCACTACAGTTGTACTCAGGTACATAGAATAATGGGTCATAGCCAAAGCCTTCTTGACCTGCCAAAGACTCTAAAATTCTACCTTCCCAAACACCATGGAAGACTTTTGGTGTGGGGTCGTCTTTGTGGCGTAAATACGCCAATACACAATGAAAGCGGGCACTTCTTTGTTCGCTAGGGACACCTGCCAGCTTTTGTAGAAGCAGTTCATTGTTCGCTTGGTTGTTACCGTGTTCGCCAGCAAAACGTGCTGAATATATTCCGGGGGCCCCATTTAAGTAATCCACTTCAATACCAGAATCATCTGCTAGTGCGGGCAAGCCGGTTTTTTCACAAGCGTGGCGTGCTTTTAATATGGCGTTTTCAATGAAGCTTAAACCGGTTTCATCTGCGTCTTCCACAGCGAATTCCTTTTGTGCTTTGACGTCAAAGCCAAGGCCACTAAGTAGGGCGTTGAACTCTTTGATTTTACCAGCGTTATTGCTGGCTAAGACTAGGATTTCATTCACGGAAATGTCCTCAAAATGAGCTTCGGTCAGGCTGGGATTGTATTGACAGCCTGACGGAAAATTAGTTGTTACGACTGATGTGAAAAATCGCCGTTTCACTGAAAAGGTTCGGCATGGAGCGGATCCACCAATGGTCTTTGAGTTGACCGTCTACTGCAGCCCAGCGTAATACTTTGATGTTCTTCTCCTGACATAAACGCTCAAAATCCTGAAAGGTGAAGAAGTGGATGTTGGGTGTGTCGTACCAATTGTATGGCATAAACTCAGACACAGGCATGCGACCTTTTAGTGCCAAATGCAGGCGGCTGCGCCAGTGACCAAAGTTAGGGAAGGTAATGATGCATTCTTTACCAATGCGAAGCATTTCGTCGATCAATAAGTCAGGACGACGAAATTGCTGTAGGGCATGAGTCATCAAAACTAAATCAAAACTCTGTTCGTCAAAGTTTTGCAAACCTTCATCAATGTTTTGTTCTAATACAGGGATGCCTTTTTGGATACAGGTATTCAGATCGTCAGCATCGATTTCCAGACCATAGCCATGGATTTGTTTTTCTGTAATGAGGTGGTGTAGCAATTCACCCGGACCACAAGCCAAATCCAAAACACGAATGTTGGGCTGAATCCATTCATCAATGATTTCTAAATCAGGACGCATTGGCTGACTCCTTTTGCTGACCATCAGCAGTTACTTGATTAGCAATGCGCGTTAAAAAGCTACTCAAAGCTTGCATGTAACGTGGAATAGGAAACAGAAAAGCGTCGTGACCTTCAGTGGCTTCAATTTTAGCGTACGACACCGCTTTTCCTGCTTTTATCAAGGCGTTGACAATTTCTTCACTGCGCTGGGGTGAAAAACGCCAATCAGTGGTGAAAGACACCAATAAAAACTCACATTTTGCACGGCTCAATACTGCAGCCAAATCACCATTGGCTTGTGCGGCTGGATCAAAATAATCCAATGCTTTGGTCATCAACATATAAGTATTGGCATCAAAGCGTTTGGTAAAAGCTTCGCCTTGATAACCTAGATAGCTTTCAATCTCGAACTCAATGCCATAATTGTATTGATAAGACTCGTGACGCCTCTGGCGACCAAATTTTTCCCCCATGGCATCGTCTGATAAGTAGGTGATGTGCCCCAACATGCGGGCCAAACCTAAACCATTGGTCGGTACCGAGTCGTTTGCTAAATACTGTCCGTCAAAAAAGTGTGGATCACGACGAATGGATTGACGCGCCACTTCATTGAAAGCAATGTTCTGTGACGATAATTTGGGTGCCGAAGCAATGATAACAGCAGCTTGCAAACGCTCAGGATAGCGAATGCTCCATTCCAGAACTTGCATTCCACCAAGACTGCCTCCGACAATAGCAGCAAAGCTTTCGATACCAAGTCTGTCTGCTAGGCGTGCTTGGCTTTCTACCCAGTCTTCAACTGTGACAATAGGAAAATCAGCTTGCCACGCCTGACCTGTGGCTGGGTTGATACTGGTGGGTCCAGTTGAACCGCCGCAGCCGCCAAGATTATTTAAAGCAATGACAAAAAAATGATTGGTGTCGATGGCTTTTCCCGGACCAATGGCAGAATCCCACCAACCGGGTTTTTTATCTGCTAGGTCGTGATAGCCGGCTGCGTGATGGTCTCCACTTAGAGCATGGCAAATCAAAATGGCATTGGAAGCGTCTTGATTCAGAGTGCCATAGGTTTCATAAATGAGCTGATACGATGCCAAGGTTTGCCCGCAAGCTAAGGTTAGAGGCTCGTCGAATTGCGCTGTCTGAGGTATGACTATGCCCACAGAATCAGCAGGAATGGCGTCTGGCATGTGTTTTGATAATCCTAATGAAATATCCATGTTTCCACGAAATTGATGAGGAAACAGACTCGAAAAATAATCCACACAGTCTAGCGGCTGAGCGGAATACCATCAAGTGAAGATAGGGCAAATCCCCCTATTTAGAGACAGAGACTAAATTAAGGGGGCGTCTGTGTGAATGGATTTTAAGCCAGGCTAAAAACACGCGTTTTCTCAGCCAGTTGTTGTGATAATTGCTGAATCTGTTGCGTCTTGTCAGCCATTATGTCGATTGACCCTGTATCTTCTGTCAGTTGCTGGGCAATTTGATCCATTTCTGCACTCATTTGAACAGCAGTGCTGGCTACATCCTGAATCGCAGCAGCCATGGAATCCGTTGATTTTGTGCCTGTCATGGCGAAGTTTTCAATATTACGCATGGCTTCTTCTGCTTTACTGCCATTTTCACTGATAACACTTAAATTGGATTTACCGCTTTCCATGGTGGTGATGGCAGAGTGAGTAGAGGTTTGAATGGTGCTAACGATTTCTGTAATTTTCGATGTTGCATCCACGGTTTTTTCCGCCAAAGCGCGTACTTCGTCGGCCACTACAGAGAACCCGCGTCCGGCTTCACCAGCGCGAGCGGCTTCAATGGCAGCATTCAGTGCCAATAAGTTAGTTTGATTGGCAAGATCGTTGATCATAGAGATCACATTATCTATGTCTTTTGATAATTGACCAAGATGGTTTAATTGTTCGCTGATAACCTGTACTACATTGACTGTGTCATTGATGCTGGTTAATACCTTGTTTATGGTATCAGCGCCCGCTTTAGCAGATTGGTAAGTATCATTCGATTGGTTTTTTAACAATTCTGTGGTGTTAGAAAGTTCAGTCAGACGACTGGAAATGTCGTCTGTGGCGGTTGCCAGCGAATCAGTGCGTTGATTAACCACATGGTTGCTGCTGGAAATATTGCCTATGGTATTGTTCAAATCGGTAGACATAGTGGTAAAAGTGTCGGTAGTGGTCACCACATCTTTAAGTACACTATTGAGTCCTTTGGCCATTTCATTTAGGGAAGTGCCTAACAAATCAAATTCATCATTACGCTTGGTGTTAATTGCTACCTGGGTTGTCATGTCACCTTGTTTGACATTATTTAGATCATTGCCAATGCTTTTCAAAGAAGCGTTTACACTGCGGCCAATAGTAATCATCAATAAGGTTGCCAGTACGATAACTACCAAGCTTACAACCAGTAAAGTGGCGTTGGCTTTGTTAGAGCTGCTTTCTGAGTCTGCTTCTGCATTAACCAGAAGTTGCTCAATGAGTTTACTGGCTTCGATCTGGCTGGTATTAAAAATTTGTTTAAAGTTATCAAAAGTTTCTTCAATGTTTTTTAATAATTGAAATTCTTCACCATATTTTAGGATGGCATCATGATAGGCGTTTGCTGTGACACCATGAGTACTTTGAAAACCAAAGTTTGAAATTCGACGATCAAACTTTTCGAAATTGGCGCTAAATTTTTCAAGATTATCGGCGGTTGGGTCAGACAGATAGCTGGCTTCGGCTTGTCTTACACTAGAGAATTCACGCTTTAATAAACTTAAGCTGCTGATATCGTCAGTGAGCTTTGCGCCAAGTTGATCAATCTCGCCGCGCATTCCTGAGGTTGAATCAAAGCCAATAAGGTTTTGTTTATTTACCAACGCCAGAAGTGATTGGCTATAGTCTTCTATCTTAATTAAATTGGCCTCAAGTAATGCTCTGAGCTCGTCATTACTGGCTAATGCCATGTTTTCTTTAATAATATTTTCGTTGTATAGGGCCTGATCTTTTACCTTCTGAACATATTGTTCAATATTACTGCTGGTGACAGAGCGCAAGTTATCAGCACTGGCCAGCATATTAATGCTGACTTGATCATTTGATGCTTGAATTTTTGACAGCGTCCTAAGTTCGTTGTTGGCATTTTGCTGTGAAGATAAGCCTTCAATGGCAACAAAGGTCACCAAGACAAAGCCAACAATGGCGGAGACTAGTAACAGTATGAGTTTGGATTTAAAAGAAAGGTTATTGAGCATTGCTTACACCTACCTGCCTTTTGAGCGGTTAATGGATCAATTAGAATTTGACTTATCTAGATGATGCATGGCCTATGCAAATACTGTGCACAGGTCAATAATATGTATGAACGCAGTAAATGCTAGGTTTGGTTGAGAATATTGATTGATTTTTGCCCTTTTATAGTGCGTTTAAGGTTTTTGTAATTTTAAGGCGTCTTTAAAAGAAGCCTCTTTAATATCCAAGTATTGCGTATTCAGCCAGTATGAACTATTTCTAACCTGGCAAATCACTCAAGTTTTCATTGGGGGGCAAATCACTTCGAATAAACGATACGTCAATTGTCCGGCCGTTTTCTCTTTTTTAAGCTGCCAGTGTACGGGCAACTCTGGTAAAGAACTTTCTTTTTCCATCTCTATATACACCAATGCACGTTCTGCTAACCAGTCATTTTGCAATAGGGGTATTATCTTTTCTAACCAGCCTTTACGGAAAGGGGGGTCAAGGAAGACGAGATCAAATTTGTTTTGAGGAGACTGTTGTAAATAACTTTCGGCACCTTGGGTAATCACTTGTCCTTGATGCGTTTGTAATGTTGTTAGATTGTTCAGCATTTGCTTGGTTACTGGTAGGGCACTATCCACAAAGGTGACATGCTTTGCACCACGGGATAAGGCTTCTAAGCCTAAGGCGCCAGAGCCACAAAAGAGATCTGCACAAACCGCTCCTGGCACATGGGGGCTGAGCCAGTTAAATAAAGTTTCACGTACGTGGTCTGGTGTAGGTCTTAGACCTTCCAAATCGGGAATGGGTAATTGCCGTGAGCGCCACTCTCCCCCAATGATACGTAATTTTGCAGTTTTGCTTTTACCGCTATTATGCTTATTTTTAACGCTATTATGCTTAGAAGAGGGACGTTTTGTCATTGGTAAACCTGAATTTCTTGATATGTTTGTGCGTTAAATAATTCTTTTAATGCCTCTTGATAGGCTTGGAAATTGAAATTATCCACAGCTTCTCGATAGTTGTTAGCGAACTTTTCTAACGTTAGTTCAGTATTTTGGTGACTTACTTGGCTAGCAATCTGCGCCCACCAAGTTGGCGACTGAGCGTTTTGCTCAATTTGTTGCAATAACTGTTCACGAAGTGCATTAAAGCCGTCTTTATCATTGCTTGATGGGATTTGTTCAGCAAACACAAAGCTTTTAAGGCTCAATTGCGGTGCTCCAGTCGATGGCGTCCTAGCGTCTAGGGTATCATTTAGATGATATTGTACATTCCAACCTACCCAAGGATGTTGAGGTGCTAACGTCAGATTGAGTTGAACAAAATTGATTTTTTCTTCGTTATTAAGTTTGTTGACTAAATCGGCCCCCCATATTTGTAAACTGAGCCATTGAGTGACGTTACTTAATGGGGTGAGAGCCACTGCGCTGCGAGTCTGCCAAAGCTCACCATGATGTCGCTGAATTACCGTGCTGACTGAGGTTATCTGTATATCATTTTCCATTGTGTTGGGAGAAAAGTTCTCAGTGATGGCGTTCAAGGCCGCTTCTACAAGTGCTTTGCTTCGATCAGACAAATCTCCGGTTAAGTAGATGGCGGAGACAGATTGGGTCATGTTTTGGTAATAATTCTTTACTTCTGAAAGACTGAATTGCTCTTGTGGTAGCGTGCTAGGTTTTACAAACAGTACTTGTTCTAGTTCGTGTAGTGGCTCGTGTTGATAAGGGTCGCGGTCAAGCCAATTGGTGTAAGTGCGTGTTTTGAATTTGGTTTCTGTTAGCCAAGTTTTAGCGAGCTTTAACGCTGGAATCAGATAATTTGGATCATTGCTGATGGTGAGTCCGATGACTTGATTTTCATGATCATAATAGGTCATGGCGCTTGCGGCTAAAGGAGAGAGACGCTGATTGATCGATGCTGTACTAAGGGGTAAGGCATCGCTCATTAACATGGCCATGGTGGACTGAATGAGTTTGGTATTGGTGTTGGCGGCGCGAAAGCTGAAGCGGATTTCCAATTTATCGCTGCCTTGCCAGTCTTTTTGATTCAGCCAGATAACTGGAATATTCGATTTTGTTGACCATTCTTGGATACTGGTTTGCGGCAAGTTTGCACTTGGTGCAGTCAGATTAAGTAGCCAAATTGCCAAGCTAGAGAAGAGCATAATGACAGCCAACATTGGGCGGCTGAAAAGAGGCTTATTTGTGTCGCGCATTAGAGCACCTTTAGAAGACCTAAACACAGGCTAAATAGTGTAAAAACAGGCCTGATTGCTAATCAGAATGATGATAAAATAATCATTTTGTGCGTCCACCACAATGACGCAGAGTTTTATAATAGCATTTCACTGGTGTTAACTGCATCAGCCAAAACGAAGAGATGAATTTAATGGAAGTTGTGAATCAGATTATTGCTTTTTTAACCCCATATTTTGGTGAATACGCCCGCTTTGTTCCTATGATAATTGGTATCCTGTTGGCGGTATTAGCCTTTGTGATTCGTCGCCGTTTTGTCAACAAAATGAGAGCAGATATTGCGGTCGCTAAACAAAAAGACGTTGCAGCCCGTGAAGTGGAAAAGCCTTCAACTGAAGCTCAAGATTCTTCGTCACAAGCCATGTCTGCAGATATAACGCCTTTGACAAGCGAACAGCCTGTATCTGAGCAGCAAGCGTCTACACAGCTTGACAAGCCAGAAGAAGAGCCTGCTTTGTCTTGGTCAGAGCGAATTAAATCAGGTTTGTCTCGCACCCGACATGGTTTAGGTAATGGTTTGTCTTCCATCATCAGTGGCAGTAATAAAGTTGATGATGACTTGTTAGAAGAACTGGAAACACAGTTGTTGATGGCGGATGTTGGTATCGACGCTACGCGAACCTTGATTGAAGGATTAATAGAAAAGCTAAATCGTAAAGAATTAAAAGATGCCGACGCTTTGATGACACACTTAAAAGCTGATATGCAAGGGATTCTAGGCCTGTCACAACAAGAGCTTGAGCCAAGCAAAGCGGACGGCCCTTTTGTTATTTTGATGGTGGGTGTTAATGGCGTTGGAAAAACCACTACTATTGGTAAGTTGGCGAAAAAGTATCAAGCACAAGGTAAGAGTGTGATGCTCGCCGCAGGCGATACTTTCCGTGCAGCTGCGGTAGAGCAGTTGCAGGTTTGGGGGGAACGAAATAATGTTCCTGTTGTGGCGCAACATACGGGCGCTGATTCGGCCTCTGTTATCTTTGATGCGATTGAGTCTGCAAAGGCGAAAAATATTGATATTGTGATTGCCGATACAGCTGGGCGTTTGCAAAACAAACAAAACTTAATGAACGAATTGTCTAAAGTCGTTCGTGTGATGAAAAAGTTGGATGAAAGCGCGCCGCATGAAGTGATGTTGGTGTTGGATGCGGGAACGGGTCAGAATGCCATTAGCCAAGCGAAACTTTTTTCAGAAGCAGTGGGTGTATCTGGTATCACTCTTACTAAGCTTGATGGTACTGCAAAAGGCGGTATTATCTTTGCCATTGCCAAACAGTTTGGCTTGCCGATTCGATATATTGGCGTTGGTGAGCAAGCTGATGATTTACGTCCGTTTGTTGCCCAAGAATTTATTGATGCTCTGTTTGCAGGGGATCAAGATTAATCACCTTTGAAACAGGACAGTGAAGCAGAGTGGAAATCGAATTTCAGCGCGTAGGTAAGAAGTACGACAGCGGTCAGGAAGCTTTGTCGCAGGTGAGTTTTCATTTGCAGCAAGGTGAAATGGCATTTTTAACTGGCCACTCTGGTGCAGGTAAAAGTACCTTGATGAAGCTCATGATGATGATTGAGCGTCAAACATCAGGGCAAATTTTTATCAACGGTATTGATTTACGGACCTTAAGTCGCCGTGCTATTCCGCAGCATAGACGTCGTGTTGGTGTGGTGTTTCAGAATCACCAATTGCTGTTTGACCGCAGTGTTTTTCATAATGTTGCTTTACCTTTGCAGGTGAGTGGTGCAGACCACGAGCAGGTGGCTAAGCGAGTGCGAGCTGCACTGGATAAGGTGGGCTTGTTGGACAAGGAAAAGTTTAACCCTATGGCCTTGTCAGGCGGAGAGCAACAAAGGGTAGGTATTGCTCGTGCCGTGGTAAACAAGCCTCAGTTGCTGCTGGCGGATGAGCCAACGGGTAACTTGGACCCTAAATTGTCTGCGGAAATCATGAACCTGTTTCAAGAGTTTAATCGTGTCGGTGTTACTGTGTTGGTTGCCAGTCACGATTTGGCTTTGGTGGCGCGTATGCGTCATCGCGTTTTGACCTTGAATCAAGGTCGAATGGTCAATGATGGAGGGTTTGCTTGATGGCGCAAAAGCCCAATCAACGAGGCGCTACCCGTGCCTCTGTGAAAGCCACAAAGCATCATTGGCCGTCGCGGAATCGATTTAACATGAGCTTGTATTTCCGTCAGCATAAAACCACCTTGACGGAAAGTTTTACACGCTTGTTGACTTATCCGCTTGCTAGTGTGATGACCATTATGGTGATTGCCATTGCTTTGTCCTTGCCGGGAGGTTTGTATGTGGCACTGAAAAATGTGCAAACCGTTACGGACCAATGGGAACAGCAGTCTGTCATTACCTTGTATCTTTTCCCCAACTTAGAAGATACCGAGGCATTGGCTCTATCACACCGTATTTCTGCGCAAGCGGATGTGGATTCGGTGGAGTATATTTCGAAAGAAGAAGGTTTGAGGTACTTTGAGCGCTCTAGCGGTTATGAACAAACACTGTCTTCTTTGTCCGAAAATCCTTTACCAATCGTATTAAGAGTGATCCCGCGGGAGTCGGTTGACGTAACGACATTGTCTAGTTTACAGGTGCTACGTGATGAGTTGGCCAACAACCCAGAAGTAGAAATCGCCGAATTAGATGCACAATGGTTACAGCGTCTTGCCAATATCTTGAGTTTTGGTCAGCGTTTTTCTTATGCATTATCGGTTTTATTGGTGATTGCCGTGTTTCTTATTGTGGGGAACACCATTCGTGTAGCGGTGGAAAATCGTCGTGATGAAGTACTGGTAATGAAGCTGGTAGGAGCGACGGACGCTTATATTCGTCGTCCATTTTTGTACATGGGCTTTTGGTTTGGCTTGTTGGGTGGAATCTTTGCTAGCCTATGTATTTTGGTGCTTAGCTGGTGGGTGAGTGCTCCTGCTGAGCGCTTGATTGATTTGTATCAAAGCGATTTTCAATTGCAGACTTTTAATGCAGATGAGATTGTTTTATGTTTAACTATTAGTGCATTAATTGGTGTAGTCGGTGCTTGGATTGCGGTAAACCGACACATCAAAGATATGGAGCTGCAGTGAGATAAAGCGGCGATCGCTCAACAAAATGCATTCGCCACGTTATATCCACATTTATGTCACACATATGCAGAATTAACTTGTTAGTATTTTTGTCATACAGGGTATGAACAATTAAAAGGTGGAAATAGAGATGGGTAAAGCTCTTCAGCCTATAGATATGATGACTCCAGGTCAGAACCTTGAGTCGTATGTGCAAACAGTAAGTCGTATTCCGATTTTAACTGCTGATGAAGAAAAAGCCTTAGCAGAACGTCTTTATTATCAAGAAGACTTGGAAGCGGCGCGTACACTCGTCATGTCAC
The window above is part of the Marinomonas sp. THO17 genome. Proteins encoded here:
- a CDS encoding HAMP domain-containing methyl-accepting chemotaxis protein, giving the protein MLNNLSFKSKLILLLVSAIVGFVLVTFVAIEGLSSQQNANNELRTLSKIQASNDQVSINMLASADNLRSVTSSNIEQYVQKVKDQALYNENIIKENMALASNDELRALLEANLIKIEDYSQSLLALVNKQNLIGFDSTSGMRGEIDQLGAKLTDDISSLSLLKREFSSVRQAEASYLSDPTADNLEKFSANFEKFDRRISNFGFQSTHGVTANAYHDAILKYGEEFQLLKNIEETFDNFKQIFNTSQIEASKLIEQLLVNAEADSESSSNKANATLLVVSLVVIVLATLLMITIGRSVNASLKSIGNDLNNVKQGDMTTQVAINTKRNDEFDLLGTSLNEMAKGLNSVLKDVVTTTDTFTTMSTDLNNTIGNISSSNHVVNQRTDSLATATDDISSRLTELSNTTELLKNQSNDTYQSAKAGADTINKVLTSINDTVNVVQVISEQLNHLGQLSKDIDNVISMINDLANQTNLLALNAAIEAARAGEAGRGFSVVADEVRALAEKTVDATSKITEIVSTIQTSTHSAITTMESGKSNLSVISENGSKAEEAMRNIENFAMTGTKSTDSMAAAIQDVASTAVQMSAEMDQIAQQLTEDTGSIDIMADKTQQIQQLSQQLAEKTRVFSLA
- the rsmD gene encoding 16S rRNA (guanine(966)-N(2))-methyltransferase RsmD, which codes for MTKRPSSKHNSVKNKHNSGKSKTAKLRIIGGEWRSRQLPIPDLEGLRPTPDHVRETLFNWLSPHVPGAVCADLFCGSGALGLEALSRGAKHVTFVDSALPVTKQMLNNLTTLQTHQGQVITQGAESYLQQSPQNKFDLVFLDPPFRKGWLEKIIPLLQNDWLAERALVYIEMEKESSLPELPVHWQLKKEKTAGQLTYRLFEVICPPMKT
- the hemW gene encoding radical SAM family heme chaperone HemW; translated protein: MSTLLPPLSLYIHLPWCVKKCPYCDFNSHQADRFHQKGQLPEEAYLQQLLADLDEDMAYVANRPIQTAFIGGGTPSLMSEDFYYQLMDALRSKLSWVEQAEITMEANPGTFEQEKFRHFRQAGINRLSIGIQSFQPKLLKTLGRIHNREEAILAVEKSRAAGFDNINLDLMHGLPEQSLTMAMEDLSLAIQLNPEHLSWYQLTIEPNTEFYRRPPTLPEDNTLWEIQDAGQTLLNQHGYHQYEVSANAKTGRQAAHNLNYWRFGDYLGIGAGAHGKITLVNGQIFRTRKTRHPNHYLNNLPAALVTKEAIAPHDMPLEFMMNRLRLFESFNLMEYQQYAQKSIPKHLMDSCQTALERGLLDAQAWQNQRIQTTEKGKLFLNELLELFL
- the metW gene encoding methionine biosynthesis protein MetW, coding for MRPDLEIIDEWIQPNIRVLDLACGPGELLHHLITEKQIHGYGLEIDADDLNTCIQKGIPVLEQNIDEGLQNFDEQSFDLVLMTHALQQFRRPDLLIDEMLRIGKECIITFPNFGHWRSRLHLALKGRMPVSEFMPYNWYDTPNIHFFTFQDFERLCQEKNIKVLRWAAVDGQLKDHWWIRSMPNLFSETAIFHISRNN
- a CDS encoding insulinase family protein; amino-acid sequence: MRDTNKPLFSRPMLAVIMLFSSLAIWLLNLTAPSANLPQTSIQEWSTKSNIPVIWLNQKDWQGSDKLEIRFSFRAANTNTKLIQSTMAMLMSDALPLSTASINQRLSPLAASAMTYYDHENQVIGLTISNDPNYLIPALKLAKTWLTETKFKTRTYTNWLDRDPYQHEPLHELEQVLFVKPSTLPQEQFSLSEVKNYYQNMTQSVSAIYLTGDLSDRSKALVEAALNAITENFSPNTMENDIQITSVSTVIQRHHGELWQTRSAVALTPLSNVTQWLSLQIWGADLVNKLNNEEKINFVQLNLTLAPQHPWVGWNVQYHLNDTLDARTPSTGAPQLSLKSFVFAEQIPSSNDKDGFNALREQLLQQIEQNAQSPTWWAQIASQVSHQNTELTLEKFANNYREAVDNFNFQAYQEALKELFNAQTYQEIQVYQ
- a CDS encoding BCCT family transporter; translation: MSNKTPDSGRAEYDTSYKVGQDNVQFLGLDVLNPVFSTSAIIILAFIIGSILFPSDASALLSSAKNWSISHFDWFFMVAGNLFVLFCLALILLPFGKIRLGGTEAKAEHSTLTWFCMLFAAGMGIGLMFWSVAEPVAYYTGWYGTPFDVMKNTPEAKDVAMGATMFHWGLHPWAIYAVVALSLAFFAYNKGLPLTIRSAFYPLFGEKVWGGIGHVIDIISVIATIFGLATSLGFGAQQATSGLAFLFGLPNTLTTQILVICGVTAVAIFSVARGLEGGVKLLSNVNMIIAAILAIFIVIVGHTGAIFAAIGSFLLNYVENIIPLSNWIGREDETFYHGWTVFYWAWWISWSPFVGMFIARVSRGRTVREFIIAVLLVPTLVTLVWMAVFGGSAIEQVQNGVGALANGISDSSLAMFQMFENLPLTAITSFVGIVLVLVFFVTSSDSGSLVIDGITAGGKTDAPMIQRVFWAVLEGIIAIALLVGGGSEALGAIQAAAITIGLPFTLLMLIMCISLWKGLRSDMHLYK
- a CDS encoding XTP/dITP diphosphatase; protein product: MNEILVLASNNAGKIKEFNALLSGLGFDVKAQKEFAVEDADETGLSFIENAILKARHACEKTGLPALADDSGIEVDYLNGAPGIYSARFAGEHGNNQANNELLLQKLAGVPSEQRSARFHCVLAYLRHKDDPTPKVFHGVWEGRILESLAGQEGFGYDPLFYVPEYNCSAASLPKEVKNQISHRAKALKQLLAAFQQDAAK
- a CDS encoding homoserine O-acetyltransferase gives rise to the protein MPDAIPADSVGIVIPQTAQFDEPLTLACGQTLASYQLIYETYGTLNQDASNAILICHALSGDHHAAGYHDLADKKPGWWDSAIGPGKAIDTNHFFVIALNNLGGCGGSTGPTSINPATGQAWQADFPIVTVEDWVESQARLADRLGIESFAAIVGGSLGGMQVLEWSIRYPERLQAAVIIASAPKLSSQNIAFNEVARQSIRRDPHFFDGQYLANDSVPTNGLGLARMLGHITYLSDDAMGEKFGRQRRHESYQYNYGIEFEIESYLGYQGEAFTKRFDANTYMLMTKALDYFDPAAQANGDLAAVLSRAKCEFLLVSFTTDWRFSPQRSEEIVNALIKAGKAVSYAKIEATEGHDAFLFPIPRYMQALSSFLTRIANQVTADGQQKESANAS